One Ananas comosus cultivar F153 linkage group 23, ASM154086v1, whole genome shotgun sequence genomic window carries:
- the LOC109728264 gene encoding L-type lectin-domain containing receptor kinase IX.1-like: MSLIQLQADAVWNRTVINLSKDSSNSISNSQGRAVYSNPVLLWDDATGEVASFHTSFSFITQVMNLSFYGDGLAFFLSPYPSAVPSFTGGGYLGLFDNTTALNPTQNELVPVEFDTFKNYWDPSACHVGIDINSINSTAYENLPNITRRSTRATMSIDYDSTTKNLSVLLSFDGNPNYTSPFNLSRLVDLSAILPQKVTVGFSAAIGAAGELNQILYWKFNSTLQRKSNITITSPPTQPAPLLTNSGKRYVGVAAGSAAGIVALLCLVVAVWCCLSSRKKVNMTEEEEGGMDDEDDLIDDEFERGRGPQRFPYSELAAATNNFDEAEKLGQGGFGSVYKGFLRSANLPVAIKRISKESKQGLKEYTSEIKTISRLRHRNLVQLIGWCHRRGDFLLVYELMPNGSLDSYLYSKERLLPWSARYNIAQGLASALLYLHTEWEQCVVHRDIKSSNIMLDSSFSTKLGDFGLARLVDHDRGSQTTVPAGTLGYLAPECFITGKASKETDIFSFGVVLLEIACGRKCLVQTEVPSKVSLVEWVWDLYGSKSVLEAADERLNGDFIEPEMESLMIVGLWCAHPDYNRRPSIKQAIGVLRFEIPLPALPPKMRELVSAPQLDLPNISSSSAGTSARDVSTSANSTAASASSSSSLLNNS; encoded by the coding sequence ATGTCGCTTATCCAACTCCAGGCTGACGCCGTCTGGAACCGCACTGTCATCAACCTCTCGAAGGACTCGAGCAATTCCATCAGCAACAGCCAGGGCCGAGCGGTGTACAGCAATCCGGTGCTTCTTTGGGACGACGCCACCGGCGAGGTGGCTAGCTTTCACACTAGCTTCTCTTTCATCACCCAAGTCATGAACCTGAGCTTTTACGGGGATGGGCTAGCGTTCTTCCTCTCCCCTTACCCGTCGGCGGTCCCTAGTTTCACTGGTGGCGGCTACCTCGGCCTCTTCGACAATACAACCGCTCTGAACCCAACGCAGAATGAGTTGGTGCCGGTCGAGTTCGACACCTTCAAGAATTACTGGGATCCGAGCGCCTGTCACGTTGGTATTGATATCAATTCCATCAACTCTACGGCGTATGAGAACTTGCCGAATATCACCAGAAGAAGCACCCGTGCGACCATGTCAATCGACTATGATAGCACTACGAAAAATCTGAGTGTGTTGCTTTCTTTTGACGGTAATCCGAACTACACTAGTCCTTTCAACCTCTCTCGTCTAGTTGATTTGAGCGCAATACTTCCCCAGAAGGTGACCGTCGGCTTCTCAGCCGCCATTGGCGCCGCCGGCGAGCTCAATCAGATCCTGTACTGGAAGTTCAACTCAACTTTGCAAAGGAAGAGTAATATTACGATTACGAGCCCACCAACACAACCGGCCCCTCTGCTGACTAACTCTGGCAAACGTTACGTCGGAGTTGCGGCTGGCTCGGCCGCTGGCATAGTCGCTCTGCTCTGTTTGGTTGTGGCAGTTTGGTGCTGTCTTTCATCGCGTAAGAAAGTCAACATgacagaggaagaagaaggtggCATGGACGATGAGGATGATCTGATCGACGATGAGTTCGAGAGAGGTAGGGGACCCCAGAGGTTTCCTTACAGCGAATTGGCTGCCGCGACAAACAACTTCGACGAGGCAGAGAAGCTTGGGCAGGGAGGCTTTGGTTCCGTGTACAAGGGGTTCCTGAGGTCCGCAAACCTTCCCGTAGCCATCAAAAGAATCTCCAAGGAGTCGAAACAAGGACTGAAGGAGTATACATCCGAGATCAAAACGATAAGCCGACTGCGGCATCGGAATCTAGTGCAGCTCATAGGCTGGTGCCACAGACGCGGAGATTTCTTGCTGGTCTACGAGTTGATGCCCAACGGAAGCCTCGATTCCTATCTCTATAGCAAAGAGAGGCTACTGCCGTGGTCGGCAAGATACAATATTGCGCAAGGCCTAGCCTCCGCTTTGCTGTATCTTCACACCGAGTGGGAGCAGTGCGTGGTGCACCGAGACATCAAGTCGAGCAACATCATGCTGGATTCGTCGTTCAGCACTAAGCTCGGCGACTTCGGGCTGGCGCGGCTCGTCGATCACGACCGGGGCTCGCAAACGACGGTTCCGGCGGGCACGTTGGGATACCTGGCCCCCGAATGCTTCATCACCGGAAAGGCCAGTAAGGAGACCGACATCTTCAGCTTCGGAGTCGTCTTGCTCGAAATCGCTTGCGGGAGAAAGTGCTTAGTCCAGACGGAGGTTCCAAGCAAAGTTAGCCTGGTTGAGTGGGTCTGGGATCTGTATGGAAGTAAATCAGTTCTCGAAGCAGCCGACGAGCGTCTCAACGGCGATTTCATCGAACCAGAAATGGAGAGCTTGATGATTGTGGGGTTGTGGTGTGCCCACCCAGATTATAATCGACGACCGTCCATCAAACAAGCAATCGGCGTTTTGCGCTTCGAAATTCCCTTGCCTGCTCTTCCTCCTAAGATGCGGGAGCTGGTGTCCGCGCCGCAATTGGATCTACCGAATATCTCATCATCATCCGCTGGAACATCGGCTAGAGACGTTTCTACGTCTGCTAACTCAACCGCCGCATCTGCATCCTCCTCATCTTCACTCCTTAATAATAGTTGA
- the LOC109728352 gene encoding L-type lectin-domain containing receptor kinase IX.1-like produces MASSKSRTKCSLSLFFYIIVFHVIIQHATPLSFSFNFSDPETYGSNIKLQSDAFWNGTVINLTKDTPSSQGRVVYGNPVLLWDDATGEVASFHTSFSFVIQAMNLSFYGDGLAFFLSPSWPVFPSFGSGGYLGLFDGRTALNSMQNQMVAVEFDTYRNDWDPSACHVGVDINSINSTVYKELPDITRSRTYATASIDYDNTTEYLSVLLSFHGNPNYTRPFRLSYLVDLKAVLPHEVTVGFSAATGNAFELHQILYWNFSSTLERKSNRTIPSPPTQPAPPSSTDSGKSNVGVVAGSAAGVVALLCLIAAVWFLSSRKKANTGKEEGSSKDNEDDLINEEFQRGSGPQRFPYSDLVAATNNFDEAEKLGQGGFGSVYKGFLRSANLPVAIKRISKESKQGLKEYTSEINTISRLRHPNLVQLIGWCHRRGDFMLVYELMPNGSLDSYLYSEERLLPWTARYNIAQGLASALLYLHAEWEQCVVHRGIKSSNIMLDSSFSAKLGDFGLAWLVDLDRGSQTTVPAGTLGYLAPECFITGKASKETDIFSFGVVLLEIACGRKCIVQTEVGRKVSLVEWVWDLYGRKSVLEAADERLNGDFEEPEMESLMVVGLWCAHPNYNRRPSIKQVIGVLRFEIPLPALPPKMPGLVTAPPPADLSSFNYTSSSSTGASATAVSVSTNSTAASESSSSLLLK; encoded by the coding sequence ATGGCTTCCTCCAAATCGAGAACTAAGTGCTCTCTCTCCTTGTTCTTCTACATCATCGTCTTTCATGTTATCATACAACATGCAACACCACTCTCCTTCAGCTTCAACTTTTCTGATCCCGAAACTTACGGGTCGAATATCAAATTGCAGTCCGACGCTTTCTGGAACGGGACTGTCATCAATCTTACGAAGGACACGCCCAGCAGCCAAGGCCGAGTGGTGTACGGCAATCCGGTGCTTCTTTGGGACGACGCCACGGGCGAGGTGGCTAGCTTTCACACTAGCTTCTCTTTCGTCATCCAAGCCATGAACCTGAGCTTTTACGGGGATGGGCTAGCGTTCTTCCTCTCCCCTTCCTGGCCGGTGTTCCCCAGCTTCGGCAGTGGTGGCTACCTCGGCCTCTTCGACGGTAGAACCGCTCTGAACTCGATGCAGAATCAGATGGTGGCCGTCGAGTTCGACACCTACCGGAATGACTGGGATCCGAGCGCCTGTCACGTTGGTGTTGATATCAATTCCATCAACTCTACGGTGTACAAGGAATTGCCGGATATCACCAGAAGCCGCACCTACGCGACCGCGTCAATCGACTACGATAACACTACGGAATATTTGAGTGTCTTGCTTTCTTTCCACGGTAATCCGAACTACACTAGGCCTTTCCGCCTCTCTTACCTCGTTGATTTGAAGGCAGTACTTCCCCACGAGGTGACCGTAGGCTTCTCAGCTGCCACTGGCAACGCCTTCGAGCTGCATCAGATCCTGTACTGGAATTTCAGCTCAACTTTGGAAAGGAAGAGTAATCGTACGATTCCGAGCCCACCAACACAACCGGCCCCTCCGTCATCAACTGACTCTGGCAAAAGTAATGTCGGAGTTGTTGCCGGCTCGGCCGCCGGGGTAGTCGCTCTGCTCTGTTTGATTGCGGCAGTTTGGTTTCTTTCGTCGCGTAAGAAGGCCAACACGGGGAAGGAAGAAGGCAGCAGCAAGGACAACGAGGATGATCTGATCAACGAGGAGTTCCAGAGAGGTAGTGGACCCCAGAGGTTTCCTTACAGCGATTTGGTTGCCGCGACAAACAACTTCGACGAGGCAGAGAAGCTTGGGCAGGGCGGCTTTGGTTCCGTGTACAAAGGGTTCCTGAGGTCCGCAAACCTTCCCGTAGCCATCAAAAGAATCTCCAAGGAGTCGAAACAAGGACTGAAGGAGTACACGTCCGAGATCAATACGATAAGCCGACTGCGGCATCCGAATCTGGTGCAGCTCATAGGCTGGTGCCACAGGCGCGGAGATTTCATGCTGGTTTACGAGTTGATGCCCAACGGAAGCCTAGATTCCTATCTCTACAGTGAAGAGAGACTACTGCCGTGGACGGCGAGATACAACATAGCACAAGGCTTGGCCTCCGCTTTGCTGTATCTTCACGCCGAGTGGGAGCAGTGCGTGGTGCACCGGGGCATCAAGTCGAGCAACATCATGCTGGATTCGTCGTTCAGCGCTAAGCTCGGCGACTTCGGGCTGGCGTGGCTTGTTGACCTTGACCGCGGCTCGCAAACCACGGTTCCGGCGGGCACCTTGGGATACCTGGCCCCAGAATGTTTCATCACTGGAAAGGCCAGTAAGGAGACCGACATCTTCAGCTTCGGTGTCGTCTTACTCGAAATCGCTTGCGGGAGAAAGTGCATAGTCCAGACAGAGGTTGGGAGGAAAGTTAGCCTGGTTGAGTGGGTCTGGGATCTGTATGGAAGGAAGTCAGTTCTTGAAGCAGCCGACGAGCGTCTGAACGGCGATTTCGAAGAACCGGAAATGGAGAGTTTGATGGTTGTGGGGTTATGGTGCGCCCACCCAAATTATAATCGACGACCGTCGATCAAACAAGTAATCGGTGTTTTGCGCTTTGAAATTCCATTGCCTGCTCTTCCTCCTAAGATGCCGGGGCTGGTGaccgcgccgccgccggcggaTCTATCAAGTTTCAATTACACCTCATCGTCATCCACTGGAGCATCGGCTACCGCCGTTTCTGTATCTACTAACTCGACCGCTGCATCTGAATCCTCCTCATCTTTGCTACTTAAATAA